The Caballeronia sp. SL2Y3 genome includes a window with the following:
- the mltG gene encoding endolytic transglycosylase MltG, with protein sequence MSFLKKCVVAALLVAILAAAVAGGVYYWANRPMTLSPAELDVTIKPHSSLRSVSAQLNRGGVPVEPELFVLMTRVLGLSAQLKSGNYAFKSGITPYEVLQKIARGDVNEYVATVIEGWTLQKMRSELDGNPALTHDTAGMSDIDLLKAIGATEVDKASAEGLFFPDTYLFDKGTSDLAVYKRAYRTMQKRLAEAWATRAPNLPYKTPYEALIMASIVEKETGRASDRPLVAAVFANRLRIGMPLQTDPSVIYGLGSTYEGHLKKKDLQTDTPYNTYTRMGLPPTPIALPGVAALSATLNPAPSSALYFVARGDGSSIFSDNLGDHNRAVDKYIRGQ encoded by the coding sequence GTGTCTTTCCTGAAGAAATGCGTCGTGGCGGCGCTGCTCGTCGCGATACTCGCAGCGGCCGTCGCGGGCGGCGTCTATTACTGGGCCAATCGGCCGATGACGCTGTCCCCCGCCGAACTCGATGTCACCATCAAGCCGCACAGCAGCCTGCGCAGCGTAAGCGCGCAGCTGAATCGCGGCGGCGTGCCGGTCGAGCCCGAACTGTTCGTGCTGATGACGCGCGTGCTCGGCCTGTCCGCGCAGCTCAAATCCGGCAACTACGCGTTCAAGAGCGGCATCACGCCCTACGAGGTGCTGCAGAAAATCGCGCGCGGCGACGTGAACGAATACGTTGCGACCGTCATCGAAGGATGGACGCTGCAGAAAATGCGCAGCGAACTGGACGGCAATCCCGCGCTCACGCACGACACGGCCGGCATGAGCGACATCGACTTGCTGAAAGCCATCGGCGCGACCGAAGTGGACAAAGCATCCGCCGAGGGCCTGTTCTTCCCGGACACGTATCTCTTCGACAAGGGCACGAGCGATCTCGCCGTCTACAAGCGGGCGTATCGCACGATGCAAAAGCGCCTCGCCGAAGCCTGGGCGACGCGCGCACCCAACCTGCCGTACAAGACGCCGTACGAGGCGCTCATCATGGCGTCGATCGTCGAGAAGGAGACGGGGCGGGCGTCCGACCGGCCGCTCGTGGCGGCGGTGTTCGCGAACCGGCTGCGCATCGGCATGCCGCTTCAGACGGACCCGAGCGTGATCTACGGACTCGGCTCGACCTACGAAGGTCATCTGAAGAAAAAGGACCTGCAGACGGACACTCCGTACAATACCTACACGCGCATGGGCCTGCCGCCGACGCCGATCGCGTTGCCGGGCGTGGCCGCGCTCAGCGCCACGCTGAACCCCGCGCCGAGCAGCGCGCTGTATTTCGTGGCGCGCGGCGACGGCAGCAGCATCTTTTCCGACAATCTGGGCGACCACAACAGGGCCGTCGACAAGTACATCCGGGGTCAATGA
- the tmk gene encoding dTMP kinase, translated as MARGTFITFEGIDGAGKTTHLDWFRQQLEGKIAPRGHHVVMTREPGGTALGETLRGILLNQPMDLETEALLMFAARREHLAQVIEPALARGDWVLSDRFSDATFAYQGGGRGLPRDKLEALERWVQGGFHPDLTVLFDVPTETASDRRSAARAPDKFESESDAFFERTRAEYLRRAAESPERFVIVDSTQPIDAIRERLKDVIAGL; from the coding sequence ATGGCGCGCGGCACTTTCATCACGTTCGAAGGCATCGACGGCGCGGGCAAGACCACGCATCTCGACTGGTTCCGGCAGCAGCTCGAAGGGAAAATCGCGCCGAGGGGCCACCATGTCGTCATGACGCGCGAACCCGGCGGCACCGCGCTCGGCGAAACGCTACGCGGCATTCTGCTGAATCAGCCGATGGACCTCGAAACCGAGGCGCTCCTGATGTTTGCCGCGCGCCGCGAGCATTTGGCGCAGGTGATCGAACCGGCGCTCGCGCGTGGCGACTGGGTGCTGTCCGACCGCTTCTCGGATGCGACTTTCGCGTATCAGGGCGGCGGGCGCGGTCTGCCGCGCGACAAGCTGGAAGCGCTGGAGCGATGGGTGCAGGGCGGTTTCCATCCGGATCTGACCGTGCTTTTCGACGTGCCGACCGAGACCGCGAGCGACCGCCGCTCCGCCGCGCGGGCGCCGGACAAGTTCGAGAGCGAGTCGGACGCTTTCTTCGAGCGCACGCGCGCCGAATATTTGCGTCGCGCGGCGGAATCGCCGGAGCGTTTCGTCATCGTCGATTCGACTCAGCCGATCGACGCGATCCGCGAGCGTCTGAAAGACGTGATCGCGGGCCTTTGA
- a CDS encoding DNA polymerase III subunit delta' — translation MIYPWQTDDWQRLQQLRAHWPHALLLHGEAGIGKLAFAQHLAQGFLCETPAGNGEPCGTCPACLWFSQGNHPDYRAVLPEALAALAGPSGADDASADKADKADDGEGKKSRAPSKEIKIEQVRALLDFCSLGSHRGGLRVVLLYPAEALNVAASNALLKTLEEPPSGVVFLLVSARIDRLLPTIISRCRQWPMSLPDADAARAWLASQGVDDAASLLAEAGGAPLAALALAHDENRALRDFTLAQLAAGPNCDAFACGENLQKLPVPMVLGWLQRWLYDVLAQRTAGRPRYFPGAGKALARCAQAADPAALARCIKAVTRQRAVENHPLNARLVFEELFLAYRGIFTA, via the coding sequence ATGATCTACCCCTGGCAAACCGACGACTGGCAACGCCTCCAGCAACTGCGCGCGCACTGGCCGCACGCACTCTTGCTGCACGGAGAGGCGGGCATCGGCAAGCTCGCGTTCGCGCAGCATCTCGCGCAGGGGTTCTTGTGCGAGACGCCCGCCGGCAACGGCGAGCCGTGCGGCACATGCCCCGCGTGCCTGTGGTTCTCGCAAGGCAATCACCCGGATTACCGCGCCGTGCTACCCGAGGCGCTTGCCGCGCTAGCCGGACCGTCGGGCGCGGACGACGCATCCGCCGATAAAGCCGACAAAGCCGATGATGGCGAAGGCAAGAAATCGCGCGCGCCCAGCAAGGAGATCAAGATCGAGCAGGTGCGCGCGCTGCTGGACTTTTGCAGCCTCGGCTCGCATCGCGGAGGCTTGCGCGTGGTGCTGCTGTATCCGGCCGAGGCGCTCAACGTGGCGGCGTCGAATGCGCTTCTGAAAACGCTCGAAGAGCCGCCATCGGGCGTCGTGTTTCTGCTCGTGTCGGCGAGGATCGACCGCTTGCTGCCGACGATCATCAGCCGCTGCCGTCAATGGCCGATGAGCCTGCCCGATGCCGACGCCGCGCGCGCGTGGCTCGCCTCGCAAGGCGTGGACGATGCCGCGAGCCTGCTCGCCGAAGCGGGCGGCGCGCCGCTCGCCGCGCTGGCGCTCGCGCACGACGAAAACCGCGCGTTACGCGATTTCACGCTCGCGCAACTCGCCGCAGGCCCGAACTGCGATGCCTTCGCGTGCGGCGAAAACTTGCAGAAGCTGCCCGTACCGATGGTCCTCGGCTGGCTGCAACGCTGGCTCTACGACGTGCTCGCACAGCGCACCGCCGGCCGGCCGCGCTATTTCCCCGGCGCGGGCAAGGCGCTCGCGCGCTGCGCGCAAGCCGCCGATCCTGCCGCGCTCGCCCGCTGCATCAAGGCCGTCACGCGTCAGCGCGCAGTGGAGAACCATCCGCTGAACGCGCGGCTCGTCTTCGAAGAACTGTTTCTCGCGTATCGCGGGATTTTCACCGCCTGA
- a CDS encoding GNAT family N-acetyltransferase gives MSLTYRDATLDDLPAIVAIYNSTIASRQVTADLDPVSVESRLAWFHSHGPNARPLWVVEESGGVIAWLSFSDFYGRPAYARTVEVSIYLDERARGKGLGKQLLREALDKAPSLQVDTVLGFVFGHNEPSMRLFGSFGFEAWGTLPRVAVLDGVERDLVILGLRLESAPQRKNGLSQNQ, from the coding sequence ATGAGTCTCACGTATCGCGACGCCACCCTCGACGACCTGCCCGCCATCGTCGCCATCTACAATTCGACGATCGCCTCGCGGCAGGTGACCGCGGATCTCGATCCCGTCAGCGTCGAAAGCCGTCTCGCGTGGTTCCATTCGCATGGCCCGAACGCGCGGCCGCTGTGGGTGGTCGAAGAGAGCGGCGGCGTGATCGCGTGGCTGAGTTTCTCGGATTTCTACGGCCGGCCGGCGTATGCGCGCACCGTCGAAGTGAGCATTTATCTGGACGAGCGCGCACGCGGCAAAGGGCTCGGCAAGCAACTGCTGCGCGAAGCACTGGACAAGGCGCCGTCGCTGCAAGTCGATACGGTGCTCGGCTTCGTCTTCGGCCATAACGAGCCGAGCATGAGACTTTTCGGGAGCTTCGGCTTCGAAGCGTGGGGCACGCTGCCGCGCGTCGCGGTGCTGGATGGCGTCGAACGCGATCTCGTCATTCTCGGCTTGCGGCTGGAAAGCGCGCCGCAACGAAAAAACGGCCTGAGTCAGAATCAGTAG
- a CDS encoding TatD family hydrolase, whose protein sequence is MFVDSHCHINFEGLADRLPDVLDKMREHAVTHALCVSVDLETLPSVLDIAERCENVYASVGVHPDHEDAKEPSVAELVELAAHPKVCAIGETGLDYYRLEGRSIADMEWQRERFRTHIRAAHATGKPLIIHTRSSSEDTLRIMEEERASVPGGVMHCFTEPWHVAEAALAQNFFISLSGIVTFKKATDVQDVARRVPLDRLLIETDSPYLAPVPYRGKPNEPAYVSYVGRFIAQLREQTDEAVAQATTDNFFRLFKIARAAA, encoded by the coding sequence ATGTTCGTCGATTCGCACTGTCACATCAATTTCGAAGGCTTGGCCGACCGGCTGCCGGACGTGCTCGACAAGATGCGCGAGCACGCGGTCACGCATGCGCTGTGCGTGTCGGTGGATCTGGAGACGCTGCCCTCGGTGCTCGATATCGCCGAGCGATGCGAGAACGTCTATGCGTCGGTCGGCGTCCATCCGGACCACGAGGACGCGAAGGAGCCGAGCGTCGCGGAACTGGTCGAGCTGGCCGCGCATCCGAAGGTCTGCGCGATCGGCGAGACGGGACTCGACTACTATCGGCTGGAAGGCCGCAGCATCGCCGACATGGAATGGCAGCGCGAGCGGTTTCGCACGCATATCCGCGCCGCGCACGCGACGGGCAAGCCGCTCATCATCCACACGCGGTCGTCGTCGGAAGACACGCTGCGCATCATGGAGGAGGAGCGCGCGAGCGTACCGGGCGGCGTCATGCACTGCTTCACCGAGCCTTGGCACGTGGCGGAAGCGGCGCTCGCGCAGAACTTCTTCATCTCGCTCTCCGGCATCGTCACGTTCAAGAAAGCGACGGACGTGCAGGACGTCGCGCGGCGCGTGCCGCTCGACCGGCTGCTGATCGAAACCGACTCGCCGTATCTCGCGCCGGTGCCGTATCGCGGCAAGCCGAATGAACCTGCGTACGTGAGTTATGTCGGACGTTTCATCGCGCAGTTGCGCGAGCAGACGGACGAAGCGGTGGCCCAAGCGACCACCGACAACTTCTTCCGGCTTTTCAAGATCGCACGCGCGGCTGCCTGA
- a CDS encoding ankyrin repeat domain-containing protein, giving the protein MISTQSATNARTQAGRRAAVRGLFAGALVAACAFAQPVWAASVDSLIKAVKFDDVSEVKKQLAQGADPNTVDNTGAPLLVIAAREKSDKVGQLLADNPNTDLEKLDSAGENAMMIAALNGDATFVNLLIAKDAEVNKKGWTPLHYAATNGHDDIVKILLDHSAYIDAGSPNGTTPLMMAARGGHLSTCKLLLDQGADLRVKNQIGMTAVDFARKYNEKDVAEGLQARLDAMQGGAAQSGANGSK; this is encoded by the coding sequence ATGATTTCCACTCAGTCCGCCACGAACGCACGCACGCAGGCCGGCAGGCGCGCGGCGGTGCGCGGGCTTTTCGCGGGCGCGCTGGTCGCGGCGTGCGCATTCGCGCAGCCGGTCTGGGCCGCTTCCGTGGACTCGCTCATCAAGGCAGTCAAGTTCGACGACGTGTCCGAGGTCAAGAAGCAGCTCGCGCAGGGCGCCGACCCGAATACGGTGGATAACACCGGCGCGCCGCTGCTCGTGATTGCCGCGCGGGAGAAGTCGGACAAGGTCGGCCAGTTGCTCGCCGACAATCCGAACACGGACCTCGAAAAGCTGGATTCCGCCGGCGAGAACGCGATGATGATCGCCGCGCTCAACGGCGACGCCACGTTCGTGAATCTGCTGATCGCGAAGGACGCCGAAGTGAACAAGAAAGGCTGGACGCCGCTTCATTACGCGGCGACCAACGGCCACGACGACATCGTGAAGATCCTGCTCGACCACTCCGCCTACATCGACGCCGGATCGCCGAACGGCACGACGCCGCTCATGATGGCGGCGCGCGGCGGCCATCTGTCGACGTGCAAGCTGCTGCTCGATCAGGGCGCCGATTTGCGCGTGAAGAACCAGATCGGCATGACGGCAGTGGACTTCGCCCGTAAATACAACGAGAAGGACGTCGCGGAAGGTTTGCAGGCGCGCCTCGACGCCATGCAAGGCGGCGCTGCTCAAAGCGGCGCAAATGGGTCAAAATAA
- a CDS encoding Rap1a/Tai family immunity protein, with amino-acid sequence MLREFAIACVLATPVCAFAFTGNDLNKLCIKTDPNSRTACAAYIEGAADGVYNTIEAIGGTTGPQVGQYFCLPADVKPQQLTDAVRKYIADNPDKANFNATTMVSLGLGKAFPCKAER; translated from the coding sequence ATGCTGCGGGAATTCGCCATCGCCTGTGTTCTTGCGACGCCCGTGTGCGCGTTCGCATTCACCGGCAACGATCTCAACAAGCTCTGCATCAAGACCGACCCGAACTCGCGTACCGCGTGCGCCGCCTATATCGAAGGCGCGGCCGACGGCGTGTACAACACGATCGAAGCCATCGGCGGCACGACGGGGCCGCAAGTCGGCCAGTACTTCTGCCTGCCGGCCGACGTCAAGCCGCAGCAACTGACGGACGCGGTGCGCAAGTACATCGCGGACAACCCCGACAAGGCGAATTTCAACGCCACGACGATGGTTTCGCTCGGTCTCGGCAAGGCGTTTCCCTGCAAGGCGGAACGCTGA